A window from Mus caroli unplaced genomic scaffold, CAROLI_EIJ_v1.1 scaffold_19820_1, whole genome shotgun sequence encodes these proteins:
- the LOC110288366 gene encoding tripartite motif-containing protein 12A-like: protein MASQFMKNLKEEVTCPVCLNLMVKPVSADCGHSFCQGCITVYFESIKCNKEMFICPVCRLRHLFSNLRPNLHVANIVERLKEFRTSPEEEEKVFTCARHGEKLQLFCRKDMMAICLLCERSQEHRGHKTALIEEVAQKYKEQLQVVLQRLMADKKEFENWKDELQKDRTYWEASGDPS, encoded by the exons ATGGCTTCACAATTCATGAAGAATTTAAAGGAGGAGGTGACCTGTCCTGTCTGTCTGAACCTGATGGTGAAACCTGTGAGTGCAGATTGTGGTCACAGCTTCTGCCAAGGCTGCATCACGGTGTACTTTGAATCCATCAAATGCAATAAGGAAATGTTCATTTGCCCTGTGTGCCGGCTTAGGCATCTATTTAGCAATCTGAGGCCTAATCTACATGTGGCCAACATAGTAGAGAGGCTCAAAGAGTTCAGGACCAgcccagaagaggaggagaaagtgtTTACCTGTGCAAGACATGGAGAGAAACTCCAGCTCTTCTGTAGAAAGGACATGATGGCCATCTGCTTGCTTTGTGAGCGATCTCAGGAGCACCGTGGTCACAAAACAGCTCTCATTGAAGAGGTGGCCCAGAAGTACAAG GAGCAGCTGCAGGTAGTTCTGCAAAGGCTGATGGCAgataagaaagaatttgaaaactGGAAAGATGAACTTCAGAAGGATAGAACTTACTGGGAGGCAAGTGGGGACCCTTCCTAA